A segment of the Ochotona princeps isolate mOchPri1 chromosome 16, mOchPri1.hap1, whole genome shotgun sequence genome:
CTCGCCCTCTCGGAACTCCACCTCGGCCACCAGGTAGCTGCGGTTCAGACCCAGAATCTTGCCCCAGAAGCGACACGTGTGCACCGGCTGCTGCTCCGCCAGCTGCTTCATGGCCAGGAACACGCGGAAGCTCTCGTCCGCGCTCAGGCCCACTCCGGCTTGCTGGAAGTAGAACGCTGCTTCCATGATGTTGGGCACCACCGTCTCGGTCTACGAGGGCAGAGACGGATCAAGCACCGTACAGCACCGCAGCCCAGGCGCCCTGGCCACTGGAGCTAGCCCTgcgagccaggagcctggaactccagccgggtctcccctgctgctctcccaggtgcaggagcagaaagctgtttttttttttttttttttttttttaatagtctatttattttgtttgtttttttttaaagatttattttattttttattacaaagtcagatatacgagaggaggagagacagagaggaaatggagctgctgggactagaaccaacgGCCATAGAAAGCTGGTTTCTAAGGAGCCCtctccctgtttttttcttctgcctcaaaGCCTTCCAGGGGGAAACCTGGGGGGACCTGACCTCGCCCCCTGCCCCACTCCAGGCTGCAGTCTGTTCCAGAGGGGTGGGGAGCGGGTGTGGTTCGGGGCTTCCCGCCCAGGCCCCTcactcaccacctcctcctccatctcctgctcgccctccccgccgccgccgcgggaGAACAGCGCCTTCTGCTTCTCCGCCATCTCGTACGTGGGCTGCATCTCGGGGTCGTCCTGCAGCGTGTCCAGCTTGGGGTGGAACCACTCGTACTGCGTCGTGCGGTTCAAGGACTCCAGGATGGACAAGGGGTCCTCGGGCCGCTGGTTCAGGATCTTGGTCAGCAGGTTCACCAGGTGTTCATACCTGTGTGtggagggggcggggggggggggcgcatcACTTCACGGGGACTTCCCTGGTGCGGCCCACACAGCTGCTGGTGGAGACAAGCGCCCACTATTTATGCAGACGTTAGCGTGGCAGGTGTTTTGCGCTCACTTCTGATAATGGAGTGCTGGTGGGATCAGCAAGAAGGAAAGGAGTGCAGCGTGGGGGGGGGCTTGCGCCCATCAAAGGCAGCAGCAGTGGGCGCATAGGCCCAAGACACCCTGTGAgtgactattccacttccagtctagttcctGGTTAATGGTCCGGAAAGGAGCAGCAgctggccaaagtgcttgggcatcggcacccacgtgggaaagctggaagaccttagcttcaacctggctccaCCCCAGCTACTGTGGCTAATCGAGGAATAAACCacatgatggaagatctctctcttaaaCAAATccagtagtctttttttttttttaaagattttattattactgaaaagccggatatacagagaggaggagagacagagaggaagagcttccatccgatgtttcactccccaagtgagccgcaacgggccggtacgcgccaaaccgatgccgggaccaggaacctcttccaggtctcccacgcaggtgcagggtcccaaagctttgggccgtcctctcctgctttcccaggccacaagcagggagctggatgggaagtggagctgccggaattagaaccggcgcccatatgggatcccggggctttcaaggcgaggactttagccgctaggccacgccgccgggcccaaatccaGTAGTCTTTTGACTACAACAGTTCTCCTGACTCATTTTATTggtaaagcagatttacagaacagAGAATGAGTTTCCATTGAAGATCCAGCACTTGCGTCCCCGTGTAACGCCCTGATATCTCTTtcaaatgataaatgaaaataatttttaataaatgtagGGCATGATGCAAGaacttaattggctaatcctctcccttgtaagcaccaggatcccatatgggtgccggttctaatccctgcagctccacttcccatccagctccctgcctgtggcctgggaaagcagtggaggaccgcccaaagccttgggaccccgcaccaaTGTGGGgggacctggaataagctcctggctttggattggcttagttctggctgttgcagccacttggggagtgacccaatggatgaaagacctttctgtttccttctctctgtaagtctgtcatttcaataagtaattttaaaatgtaaatatgaagGAAATAGATAAGGTGGAGGAATGTTAGACTTTTGGGATAATCATCACcagttaatacatttttaaaaaaattattgggctgtatttttttttagagatttatttttattgcaaagtcatgagaactatcttctgtctgatgatttactccccaaatgaccacagtggccggtgctgcgccaatttgaagccaggagccctctggatctcccacatgggtgcagggtcccaaggctttgggccatcctccactgctttcccaggccacaagcagggagctggatggaagcgggactactggaattagaactggtgctcaggcctggcggcgtggcctagtggccgaagtcctcgccttgccttgaacacgctgggatcccatatgggcgccggttctaattccggcagctccacttcccatccaggtccctgcttgtggcctgggaaagcagtcaaggacggcccaatgctttgggaccctgcacccacatgggagacctggaagaggttcttggttcctggcttcggattggtgcagcactggccattacgctcacttggggggggagtgattcatcggacggaagatcttcctctctgtatgtctgacttcgtaataaaaataaataaataaataaatcttttttaaaaaaggaactggcactcatatgggattctggtgtgtgcaaggtgaacactttagccactaggctactgtgctgggtcctacactttttttaagattttttttttaattattattggaaagacagatacacagacagaaggaaagacagaaagatttcactcctcaagtgaccacagttgtcagagctgagttgttcagaagccaggagtctcttcctggtctcccacatgggtgcaaggtcccaaggctttgggccgtcccccactgctttcccaggccacaagcagagagctggatgggaagtggggtggttaggacacaaaccggtgcccatatgggtgccaatacTACAGGCTGAGGGTTAGCTTGCTGCACTACCCCTCCTTGGGGatagtttgtttgcttttctctgattgctgccctctggtggtggcagtggtgagGACAGATGGGACTGTCGCATGAACCACTTCAAAACCCTTCACACTCACGTgggccagcaggtgcttggggagACCAAAGACATCTCCCTCGGGTCACTGAGCATGGACGTGTACACCGTGTGTGATCCACAGCGCAAATCTCCATTATGGAGTCACGGGGCAGCCGCTGCATGGCGGATGGTGCTGTTGGCTGCTTCTGATTCACAGCCAGCAGCGAGCGCTCTGTGCACAGAGTGGGAAGGATTGGGGCAGCATGGGGGCGCCGGGTTGACTGGCATGCCGCATCCCCCGGTGGCAGACGGAACTCCCCTGGGAAACTGGCTAGCCATGGGTGTTCTTCaaggaaagctggatgggaagtagagcacacagctgcagggtcccacggctttgggccgtcctcgactgctttcccacaagcagggagctggatgggaagtggagcagctgggacttgaactggtgcccacatgggaacctaGCTCCtttaaggtgaggattcagccactaggctatcacactgggctccagttgatacatttttaaaaagggattgtagggccaggcagcgtggcctaacagctaaagtcctcgccttgaaagccccgggatcccatatgggcgccggttctaatcccggcagctccacttcccatccagctccctgcttgtggcctgggagagcagtcgaggacagcccaatgcattgggaccctgcacccgcttgggagacccggaagaggttccaggttcctggcttcggatcggcgcgcaccggcccgttgcggctcacttggggagtgaatcatcggacggaagctcttcctctctgtctctcctcctctgtgtatatctggctgtaataaaatgaataaatcttaaaaaaaaaaaaaaaaagggatggtAACAAAGTAGAACTATATACACGGTGACCAAAAATCAGCTACCATGTAACCTAACATGCGGCTGCCCTGGGAGAGCCAAGGCCAGGTCCTGTGCCTTCACTGTTCATTGTGTGTAATACCACTGCCAAGATGACAACGTTGGAGAAGCACGTGCAAGCCCTGGCAGCGACTGAGGCAGCATCATAGCAGAAAGCTGACCTTGCTCTCACGAGTTGGGGCTTTGTTCCAGGGACCAGTGCCAGGCTCTTTCTGCCAGCAGCCAGTGTCCCAGGGCTTGACACAGGAGGCAAAGGTGGTGAGGTGAGGGCCATGGGCTGCCCTAGCAGCTTTTGAGTCGTCAGAGCACAGCCTCCCCAGGGCCCCTACCTGAACTGGTATTTGCTGCCCCCAGTTCTCTGCCCAGCCTTCTCCCTCAGAGCCCAGGCCTcctgctgtttctttttattttggttAAATTATGTATTTGTACTGGAAAAGCAACTCAGATTTTacaagagaggacagagaaagcacttccatctgctggttcactcccccagtggtggCAAAGGTGGGGctgaggtgccaggagcctcctctgggtcttctatggaggtgcagggtcccaaggctttaggcaatcctggattgctttcctagttaacaagcagggagctggatgggaagtggagcagccaggcatgaactggtgcccatatgggatcctggcgcttgcagggtgaggatttagttactgagccattgtgccgggcacATCCCTCTTTTCCCGTTTCTGACCCTGTGGTTCAGCCTGCTCACCTgtgcccctccctcctcctcctggtcccctgtcccccaggccGGAGCCTCAGGAGGACCTGGTGGGAGCTGAAAGGTGGGCAGGCGGTGACCCCCACTTCCAACCCCGAAAGGTTTTGGCAAGCCCTCCGCAGCCCTGACTTCTCTAGGTCTTGTTCAGCTCCTTGTTTGGCGGGTGTGAACCGATGTGCTGGGTCAGCTGCCAGGATGGGGCCCTCCCTCTGGCTCCCCCTGGCCTCGGCTGGGgctgttcccctccccccacctgctgCCGCCCTCGCTCACAGGCTGAGGTCGCAACTGACGCTGGTCTGTAGCAAGTAGGCCTTGGCGTTCTGCACGGCCAGCTCGCGGGGGTGGGGCTCGGGTGACTCCATGGCGAAGGGCCCAAAGCCCAGGTCCGAGGGCAAGAACTGGAGGGCGGGGTCGTCCCTCAGGTAGGGCCCATGGTGGGCGTCCTCAATGAAGCGGTCGTCCCTGGACGAGAAGCCCAGCTGGCCTATGACGTTGGTGTGCCCATCCTGGTAGGGGGCCTCGAAGAAGCCGCCCTGgccctgctggagctgctgcaggAGCAGGTGGGTGTCTTGCTCGCCAGTTGAGATCCTGTTCTCGTGGTAACCCTGGGACTGCAAGTCCCGGGCGAAGCCCAGGTTCCTGGGGTCCATGTTGCCTGTCCACGCTTCCTGGGCCATAGGCAGGCCGGCGCCCTGCGACCAGCGGAGGCTCTGCGCGGGCAGGCTGGAGCGGCTGTCCTGGCTGGCCCGGCTACTCCGGGGCTGCGCCGCTATCACCTGCCGCACCTCCTCGGCCAAGATGCCCGGGGGCTGCGACAGCTCCCGACTGCGCCACGGGTCCGAGTCCTGGGAGCTCCGAGAGCCCCGGGAGCCCTGCCGGGCCAGGGATTGGAGGGAGGGATACTTGGGGTCACGGGACTGGTCTGCCATGGCATAAGACTGCTCGCAAGCAACTTGGAGGGAGGCTGGCTGGCAAGTACCTGCCCAGGTGACACCGTTTCCACGGCCCCGGAGGGGAGTGCCGTTACCAGGGTAGGGCGCCCGTGCGACGTCTGCGCAGCCGcagccttgcacctgccagcacgCGCAGACACAACACCCACACCCGGGGCAccattcctttattttatttaaggcAAAGCACCAGCCCCCACGGCCCGTCAGCTGTTCCCCTTGGCCTCGGGCTCCCCGGCGTCCTCCGCGGCAGGGCTGGGGGTCTTCACGGCGTCCTCCCCGGCAGCGGCAAGGGTCTGGGGGCTCCTCTCCTCCTTCGAGCTGAGCCCGCCCGGTGCTGCCTCCTGGGAAAGTGGAAGGCCAGGCGCGCCCAGCGCCCCTTCAGCCCCGGCCCCGCACCAGTGCCTCCCCGCCAGCCTGCTCAGCCCCAGGGAGTGTGTGGAGGGGGTTCCCTCTACCTTGGGCAAGGGTCCCTCAAGGCTGGAGTCGAGTAGCGCCGCCTCACTCAGGCCCGACTCGCCATCCACGCTGATGAAGATGCCTGGGGTCTCACACTCCGGCCCCTCCTCCCGGAAGTCCATGGCTTCTTCCGAGGGGGAAGGGCCCGACCgggcggaggaggaggaagaggcggcggcggcggcggaggaagACGGGGCTCCCGCtccccctggcttcagcttctcctcctccagctgccgCTTTAAGGCCTTCTCCTGAGCCAGCCGCAGGCCGATGAGGTCCTGAGGCGGCCGCGGGGTTGGAGCCGGGGCCGGGGCTGGAGtcggagctggggctggggccggggTGGGGGCCAGTGCCAGGCTCTCCAGGTCGTCCTGGGTTTGGGGATGGGCACAGAGGAACTCAGAAGACAGCGGGAAGGGGAGCCAGGGCCCACACGAGGAAGCAGGCAGGGTGGGTGCAAGGCAAGAGGCAAGGGACAGGGTCCCCACCCCTCTGGAGCAGGGGCAGCTGGCAGCCCGGTCGGTGGAGGATGGAGCTGGGAGGCACGGACAATGAGGTGTACGGTGGGGCCGGGGGCACCTCACCTCCTCCATGGTCCCCGCAGGTGCCTCCTTGCCCTCGGGCTCCTGCTTGCCACTGGCTTCCAGGATGGCCATGATGGAGTTGGGGATGTGCGCTTGCTGGGTGGAGAGCGGGGGGGGGGGCCATGGAGAGAGCTGGCTTCTTGCAGCTGGACACCCCCTCTTCCCAGCGCCAGGCGGCTGGAGCCCCGGGATACCCGCCCCCAGCACCACCTTGGGGTACCTGGTGGGGGGTGAAGGAGCGCACATGTGCCAACAGGGGCTCGCGCAGCTCCGGGCACTTGTCGAAGACGGCCCCCAACTGCTGTGGCGGCAGCTGCAGGATGACCTGGAAGCTCTGCGGCTTGGTGCGCTGGCAGCACTTGATGAAGCCTTCCCACACCTTGGGGTACTTCCACACCTGCGCAGGACAGGGAGGGGCTCTcaggaggggccacaggggccacaccAGCTACCTCTGGCATCGGCACAGCCCCAGACCTTCCTTCTGAGGCCTTGGGATTCCCAGCCTTGGCCGCCAGAGCCTCATGTGGGCCACCCACATCCTGTTCTGGGGCGACAGGGTTTGAGTCCCAATTTCGCTTCCCTGTTTCCTGGTCTTATGCACCCTGCACGTGCTGGCTCAGTGCCTAGGTCTCCACTCGAGATCCCACTGAGACCTGGGTTACACTGCgggcttggcctggtccagccctggctgttgtggggtttgggaagtgggagctgcagaggacagctgtctctcagggaagaaaaaagaaaaccaagagttCCCCACTCTTCCCAGAATCTTCCCTGAGCCCAGCCACCAGCTCGTCCTATTCCCACAGCGGCCTCGAGGGGGCGACATTGGCCATGCTAACCAGCGGCGCCTCAGCCAGATGTGGCCAcctgtgcctgcatcccacatggggctTGCTTTCCGACACGCTCGTTCTAAGCAAGCCCCAATTTCTTGAACACTGGCCGCAGGGTGGCTTCCCTGGGACACAGAGCACCCCAAGCCTGCCACTCCCTCGGCAcctgtggctgtcctggtcaGAGACCCCTCCCTGGGGGCTGCACTCCTGCCAGTGGGCGTGGGGGCGTTACCTGCTTCATGATGAGGCGGGACAGGATGTTCATGACGAAGCCCCCAAGGCGGGGGTACATGGTCAGGGCCTGGATGACGGTCCGCATAAGCAGCATGGGCAGGGGGCTCTGCTCCATCAGGTGCTGCATCACCACGGCCAGCACCTCCGACGTGTACACGTTCCGCTCCGCGAAGCACAGGTTGGTGGCTGCGGGGAGGCGGAGAGTGGGCCTGTCCCCTCCGTCCTGCTGCCCCCTGGCGCGGAAGCCCCACCCCGTCCAGCTGCGGGCCCCAAAGCTCCCAGGGAGACAGGAAGACACCCCCCAGCCCCACTATCTGGCCCAGCAGACCACCCCATCCAGGGTCTTGGGTCTCAGGGAACTGCAGACTCTGCCCCAGGACAGGCAAGCCTGAGACTGGGGAGCCCCCAccctggggaagggggaaggggtgAGGACGGGAGCTCTTGGCCCCTAGCGATGACGGCTGAGGCTAGGAAGGTGCACTGCCCATCTCAGGGGCCCCTCTGGCACAGCTGGGCACTGGAGGCAGGCCCCTGAGGGGCTGGGAGATGGCCGGCTACCTGAGGCCCATCGGAGCAGGGGTTGGCGCAGTGGGGGGATGTGGAAGGGACACGGGAGGGCTGCCCGAAGGGTTGTGCTCCCTCAGCCCCTGGACCCTCAAGAGATGCTGCTCCCCCAAACACCACTGCCACGTTGAGTCTGTCAGCCATAAGTCTTTATTGAGCCACAAGAGAGGCCTCCAGCCCTCTGGAGGCTCGTTGGTGAGGGGGCTGAGGTGAGGTGGATGGTGTGGCAGGCAGGGGCCACCCCAGGAGCCCCATCTGCACACAGCCAGGCACTCCTGGGTTCACCTGCTCTTCCCCCCCCGACATCCCCCTCCCTGTGTCCCACCCCACTGCATCCTTCCCCTAGGGACGccccccagccacccacccagtCCATACAACCGCTGGCTGTGGGGAAGGGGACATCTCACAGTTCAAACCAGACCGGGCCCTCCCGGAGGCCCTCAGGAGATCCAGGCCAagcccccctccccactgcctgtgCAGCTCCATGTGGGTGGCCCAGACTGTTACAGACCACAGCTACAACtgtcacagcccagcccagcctccggGCCAGGGCCCCTCTGCCCTCAAATCTGGGGTTCAGCTACTGCATCCCATTTGCTTACCTCCTCTCCCTGGTCTCAGCTGACACAGCCCTTCCTCCAGAAGCCCTCCCTAATGCTCCACCACCCTGGCTGGGGCAGGTGACCCTGGGGCTGCCCCACTGCAGCACTGCCTGCCCCGCTCAGCGGCTTTTCCTAACTGCTGGGCCGGGTCTCCTGATGGGGGAGTCTCCAGCCTGAGAAGTGGACAGCTCCCGCCTTCACTACGAGGGGCTGTTGGGGGGTGGCTCCGCTGGGGAGTGACAGGCCACGAACCCCAATGGCGCCCCACAGGAACAGGGACCTGCTGTCACCTCTGTGGCCACCCGTGTGCTGGGACAGGATGCCAGTGAACCCGGCAGCATTTCATTGGGCCGTGGAGCTGCCGAGCTGGCTGTGGGGTGAGCCACCCTGCCTCAGTTTACCAGGGGGGCAGAACTCCTGGACAGCCCCCTGGGGCCCTGCAAGCCCACCCTCCCTAGCGGCCCCGGCGCCTGCTGTGCTGTGGATCTCTGCCATCCTTCTTGCTCACAGACTCCCAAGAGAACTTGCCCAGGAAGTCGGCAAAGGCCCACCGGGGCTCCCTGGGACAGGCAGCTGGCCCCAGGGGAGGGCCGCCGCAAGGCCTCCACAGCCTTTGACAGGGAGGGTAGGAGGAGAGCAGCTCTGGGAAAGTGGCTACGGGGGGCAGGACCCTCCCCATGGCCCCTTCATGAGACTTGATGGTACTTGGCCACCACATCCTCAGCTGTTGGGTGTCCTGACACGATCACATGACCTCCGagccctctgcttcctgtctacAGAATGGAAGTCAACACACAGGGGAGGGGTGCTGGGCTCCGCAGGTTGTCAGCGAGCACTGGATTCCTGGCAAGTGCTTGGCAGGGACAGTGACCACAGGGGACAGCCAGAGCTCACTGCCAATCCCAAGCTGCTGTGGCCGGCTCCACGGCCACTGCCTGGGCCCATGCTAGCAGCAGGTAccatgggagggaggcagggtgggctgtGGCAGGCAGGTCTGGGGGGACAGGAGCCTCACCTTTGATGATGGACTTCATGTCACACTTCACTGAGTCGATGTTGTGCAGCGCGATGAGGAGCTCTCCGGGGTTCAGGGGGGACAGGGCTGAGTTCCCCTCACCtgcagcagggggagcaggggtggggggagacagggaggaagagatggCACCAAGGGGGCCGGGAGGACACCCCACTGCAGCCATCtaagaagagggcagaggtgggCTCTGCTGTGGGGTGTCCTGAGCCCACAGGCTGGTCCCCCGAGCCTGGACCCCCTAGCCCACACCACTGCAGCCTTCTCAGCTGTAGATTTCTCCCCAGCTTTGGCCTCCCAGTGCCCAGCGCGGGGTAGAGAGCCCCCCTACCGTGCTGGGTGCCCAGCAGGCGGTTGAAAACCTCCTTCACCACAATCGGGTTGAGTTTGATGAGCTTCGGCAGGGCCTGGATCACCTCCTTCTGCAGGGCCGGGGGGCCGGCGGGCCGGCGGTCAGCTGTGCTGCCCCCTCCGGGCAGGACACTGTGTCCTGGGGCCCACCCTACCCCTCTGCCCCCTGGGGCTGTCCCCCCATCTGaggccctgtgctcctgtgccaggctaaacacagacacacacacgtgcacgcgCGCTCACCACCAGGCCCCCTCACCCCCCAGGCTATGGAGGGGCAGCTCATCCTCCCCCTTCCCGTCACCCTGGCTGATGGAGGTCCTGGGAGCAGACAGACTGGGGCTGCCCAAGAAGGGACTTCTGCAGACCTAGGGACAGTCGGGGCACATGTCACGCGTGTTTTCACACGCACATGGGAGAGTCCTGTGACCTTCGTCTCATGGGTGAGCCGGGAGTCTCTGAGATGTCCTAGACCTGCTCCACAGACTCCCTGTCCCACCAGGTCCGCCGGGGGTGGGCGGGCAGCCAGCAGCCGAGCCCCCTACCTTCTCCAGCCCGTTCAGCACTGGGATCAGGAAGCGGACGTCAGGCAGCCGCTTGTGGTAGAGGTCCCGGACGCGCTTCACCAGCTCCGGGGAGGGCGGGACTGCAAGGCGAGGCGGCAGGAGGTtgttgggaggcagggagagagacagggctGGGGGGGCAGCCTCAGCAGGGATTCTTGGGCCTCTAACCTGTTCCTGGGAGGGGGAAACCCTCCCGGGGACCCAGCTGCTGTGCTCCCCAGCATGTGGGAAGCAGGGGGCAGGAGCGGGTGGTGGAGAGCAGGGGTCAGGGGCACCTTTGTCCGTGAGGCTGTGCAGGCAGCGGGTGACGAGCGTCTCTGCCCCCTTGGGACAGTTTTCcacgagcagcagcagctccgGCGAGTTCATGCCCATCCCTCGGATCTGAAGGCAGGGAGGGGGTTTGGGGGCATCAGGGTGGGCACCCTGGGAGAGGGTGGGCAGCTGCGGGGCCGGGGTTGGAGAGCTGGGGGCCAGGGAAGGCTGCAGGGCCGCTGTCTGTGCTGTGGGTGTGGGGTGCACCCAGCCTGAGGTCTCAGGTCTTGAGGAAGGCTTGCCTGGCCCCTGTCCACGCCCTCTATGACCACCCTTGCCCCGGCTGGGCTGCTCCCGGAGTCGGTCCCACCGTGAGCAccacagccagggagcctggCCAGGCCACTCCTCTCCCCAGTTGGCATCCCTGGGTATGAATGAAATGCCAGCCCCTGTCCCCAGGGGCTCGCTGTCCTGCAGCTTGCCACACACACTGGCTGAGGAAAGCACTGAAACTGGATGGCAGGCACGCAGGGATGAGGCCACTTCCTTCCAGATCGCTAATGTCAGGGCAGCTGACCCCTGTCCACCCATTGCAAGGGAGAAGGCAGGCGCCACCAAGTCACCCCTCACCGGGGTCGCCTGGCAGCAGGCAGTGGGTCCTGCCCGCTGGCGCCCCTGGCTTAGAGGCTTACGGGAAgtccctgcagcagcctgggcccaCGCTGGATGAGCGCCCCCTCTTACTGAAGGTGACAAGAGGCGCTGAGCGaaagagggaggcagggcaggatcCAGGGCTGTCCCCCCAGGCATGAGCAGGCACAGATGTTGCAGGGATGTCAGG
Coding sequences within it:
- the RSPH6A gene encoding radial spoke head protein 6 homolog A, which gives rise to MADQSRDPKYPSLQSLARQGSRGSRSSQDSDPWRSRELSQPPGILAEEVRQVIAAQPRSSRASQDSRSSLPAQSLRWSQGAGLPMAQEAWTGNMDPRNLGFARDLQSQGYHENRISTGEQDTHLLLQQLQQGQGGFFEAPYQDGHTNVIGQLGFSSRDDRFIEDAHHGPYLRDDPALQFLPSDLGFGPFAMESPEPHPRELAVQNAKAYLLQTSVSCDLSLYEHLVNLLTKILNQRPEDPLSILESLNRTTQYEWFHPKLDTLQDDPEMQPTYEMAEKQKALFSRGGGGEGEQEMEEEVTETVVPNIMEAAFYFQQAGVGLSADESFRVFLAMKQLAEQQPVHTCRFWGKILGLNRSYLVAEVEFREGEEEGEEEETEETLEPGDVLEAHGEEEGEEDEEKAADTLPQPTWKPPPATPREESRTGANKYLYFVCSEPGRPWTRLPHVTPAQIVQARKIKKFFTGRLDAPVLSYPPFPGNEANYLRAQIARISAATHISPLGYYQFGEEEGDEEDEGGAGRDSFEENPDFEGIPVLELVDSMANWVHHAQHILPQGRCTWVNPLQKTEEEEELGEEEEKADEGVEEVEQEVGPPLLTPLSEDAEIMHLSPWTTRLSCGLCPQYSVAIVRSNLWPGAYTYAVGKKFENLYIGWGHKYSPENFNPALPAPVQQEYPSGPEITEMSDPTVEEEQALKAAQEQALAVTEEEEEDEEEDEDEDADD